In Carya illinoinensis cultivar Pawnee chromosome 10, C.illinoinensisPawnee_v1, whole genome shotgun sequence, one DNA window encodes the following:
- the LOC122278713 gene encoding protein FAR1-RELATED SEQUENCE 5-like, giving the protein MTPNSVESEFEENVGSCHDADEMFIDINKDLEGSTVVPDDEVQVEPPRPGMEFDSEKELIAYYKQYAKQEGFGVRTQRTKRDDDGRPVYLTIGCARGGKYYPKPNTNISKPRATTKMGCKVKVNATLNCHEKWVFTTIENSHNHITLSPKKSRLLRSHKHLDEYSQRILKLNDRAGIRMHKNFYSLVVDAGGYENLAFQEKDCRNYIDKARFLKLGRGSDALNVYFKRMRDQNDGFVSYMDVDDDERLRNVFWADVPSRTAYEYFGDVVLKDTTYLTNRYGMPFAPFVGVNHHGQSILFGAGLLSSEDTHSFVWLFKMWLDCMKGRAPKAIITDQD; this is encoded by the exons ATGACACCAAATAGTGTAGAATctgaatttgaagaaaatgttggaaGTTGTCATGATGCTGATG AAATGTTCATCGACATAAATAAAGATTTAGAGGGTAGCACTGTTGTCCCGGATGATGAGGTACAAGTTGAACCACCAAGACCCGGTATGGAGTTTGACAGTGAGAAAGAGCTTATTGCCTACTATAAGCAGTATGCCAAGCAAGAGGGTTTTGGCGTAAGGACACAGAGGACTAAAagagatgatgatgggaggCCTGTGTATCTGACTATTGGTTGTGCCCGTGGCGGAAAGTACTATCCGAAGCCAAACACTAATATCTCGAAGCCACGGGCAACAACTAAAATGGGTTGTAAGGTGAAGGTAAATGCAACGTTGAACTGTCATGAGAAATGGGTTTTCACTACTATTGAAAATTCTCACAACCATATTACTTTGAGCCCCAAGAAAAGTAGACTATTGCGATCACACAAGCATCTAGATGAATATAGTCAAAGGATCCTCAAGCTGAATGATAGAGCCGGTATACGAATGCACAAGAACTTTTATTCTCTTGTTGTTGATGCGGGGGGTTATGAGAATCTGGCTTTTCAAGAGAAAGATTGTAGGAATTATATTGACAAAGCTAGATTTTTAAAATTGGGTAGAGGTAGCGATGCACTTAATGTGTATTTCAAAAGAATGAGAGATCAGAATGATGGCTTTGTTTCTTACATGGACGTGGATGATGATGAAAGGCTACGGAATGTGTTTTGGGCTGATGTACCGAGTCGAACCGCCTATGAGTATTTTGGAGACGTTGTATTGAAGGATACAACGTACCTAACAAATAGGTACGGTATGCCTTTTGCTCCATTCGTTGGTGTTAACCATCATGGTCAGTCCATACTATTCGGGGCGGGTTTGCTATCAAGCGAGGACACACAtagttttgtttggttgtttaaAATGTGGTTGGATTGCATGAAGGGTAGGGCGCCCAAAGCTATCATAACCGACCAAGATTGA